From one Lotus japonicus ecotype B-129 chromosome 3, LjGifu_v1.2 genomic stretch:
- the LOC130745306 gene encoding SUN domain-containing protein 1, with protein sequence MSASTLSITAANPGTRRRPVIAADKKTASNLELLANDVAVSPAAVDAKTPSAGRDLSHHSIRGEAYLEPAAKTVSTAVPVRRARKSPTKAEKPRWVTVARILAKNFVLLVVLAGLIQLIRRLALKSDDVAVVGYSGLSEFEGKISDMEGLLKNTARMIQVQVDVMDKKIEDGVSGLRKEFDVKIEEKGAYLEGELKNLESKGEKLERYLSELKAENWLSKEEFEKFVVDLRKVKGNGYEGGGLDEIREFAKGVIRKEIEKHAADGLGMVDYALGSGGAAVVRHSEPYDVRRGNWLSLLSSVHPNADKMLKPSFGEPGQCFPLKGSSGFVQIRLRTDIIPEAVTLEHIAKSVAYDRSSAPKDCRISGWLQGRNADSIVDTEKMFLLTEFSYDLEKSNAQTFNVLNSAGSGVINTIRLDFTSNHGNPSHTCIYRLRVHGHEPESVSMMALQS encoded by the exons ATGTCGGCTTCCACCCTCTCCATCACGGCGGCGAACCCGGGGACGCGACGGAGACCCGTGATCGCCGCCGATAAGAAGACCGCCAGTAATCTCGAACTTCTCGCCAACGACGTCGCCGTTTCACCTGCCGCCGTCGATGCAAAGACGCCCTCCGCTGGCCGGGATCTCAGCCACCACTCGATCCGCGGCGAGGCTTATTTAGAGCCGGCGGCGAAGACGGTTTCCACCGCTGTGCCGGTGAGAAGGGCGAGGAAGTCTCCGACGAAGGCTGAGAAGCCGCGGTGGGTCACGGTGGCGAGGATTTTGGCTAAGAATTTTGTGCTTTTGGTTGTGCTTGCTGGGTTGATTCAGTTGATTCGCCGGCTTGCGTTGAAATCTGATGACGTTGCTGTGGTTGGGTACTCGGGGTTGTCGGAATTCGAGGGGAAGATTTCAGATATGGAGGGGTTGCTGAAGAACACGGCGAGGATGATTCAGGTGCAGGTGGATGTGATGGATAAGAAGATTGAGGATGGGGTTAGCGGGTTGAGGAAGGAATTCGATgtgaaaattgaagaaaaaggcGCTTATTTGGAGGGTGAATTGAAGAATTTAGAGTCGAAGGGAGAGAAATTGGAGAGATATTTGAGTGAGTTGAAGGCTGAAAATTGGCTATCAAAGGAAGAGTTTGAGAAGTTTGTTGTGGATTTGAGGAAGGTGAAGGGGAATGGGTATGAGGGTGGTGGTTTGGATGAGATAAGAGAGTTTGCGAAAGGGGTGATTCGGAAGGAGATTGAGAAGCACGCTGCTGATGGGCTTGGGATGGTGGATTATGCTCTTGGAAGTGGTGGAGCGGCGGTTGTGAGGCATTCGGAGCCCTATGATGTTCGGAGGGGCAACTGGCTCTCGTTACTTTCCAGTGTCCACCCCAATGCTGATAAGATGTTGAAACCCAGCTTTGGCGAGCCAGGACAGTGTTTTCCATTGAAGGGTAGTAGCGGGTTTGTTCAGATTAGGCTGCGCACTGACATCATCCCTGAGGCTGTTACCTTGGAGCATATAGCAAAG AGTGTTGCATATGATAGATCAAGTGCTCCCAAAGACTGCAGGATCTCCGGTTGGCTGCAAGGGCGTAATGCAGATTCTATAGTTGATACTGAAAAGATGTTTCTCCTCACAGAATTTTCATATGATCTTGAGAAGAGCAATGCGCAAACATTCAATGTGTTGAATTCAGCAGGTTCTGGTGTTATCAACACAATAAGGCTCGATTTTACGTCAAACCATGGAAACCCTTCACACACTTGTATATATCGGTTGAGAGTTCATGGACACGAGCCTGAGTCAGTTTCTATGATGGCATTGCAGTCATAA
- the LOC130745305 gene encoding type I inositol polyphosphate 5-phosphatase 10 isoform X1 has protein sequence MDNEFEDRRTMSDMLQSNLQRKKQPFWRVLTMKERNGRTMERSSVDSHELLSDLSLGSRGSEPSMSSSEALQDFRVFAATWNVGGKCPSENLDLSDFLQVHNEPDMYVLGFQEIVPLNAGNVLVLEDNEPAAKWLTLINHSLNGPSDLASKALRPTASFGGSSFFAKPSYKKIKKTLKKLNEKKLKSCNCILEMERKAAKDFCFRCQESNFNLEDSSTEEEDDSFPISVALAANQMKYNLVTAKQMVGIFVTVWMRKELVQYVGHLRVCRISRGIMGCLGNKGCISVSMSFYQTSFCFICSHLASGEKEGDELRRNLDVIEILKNTQFPRICKTQNSRMPDKILDHDRIIWFGDLNYRISLSKDDAKRLVEMKDWPALFNKDQLKMEREAGRVFKGWKEGKIYFAPTYKYAFNSDTYYAEGVKVSKNKRRTPAWCDRILWHGTGLQQLSYVRKEFKFSDHRPVCATFLVEVEVMFRGQKKKVSTFNFQINDLVPTRSSFY, from the exons ATGGACAATGAATTTGAGGATAGGAGAACAATGTCAGATATGCTACAAAGCAATCTGCAGAGGAAAAAGCAG CCATTTTGGAGAGTTTTGACTATGAAAGAGAGAAATGGAAGGACAATGGAAAGAAGCTCAGTTGATTCACATG AACTACTTTCTGATTTATCCCTTGGAAGTCGAGGCTCAGAACCTTCCATGTCTTCTAGTGAAGCACTTCAGGATTTCAG AGTTTTTGCGGCTACATGGAATGTTGGAGGGAAATGCCCCAGCGAAAACCTTGATCTGAGTGATTTTCTTCAGGTCCACAATGAACCGGATATGTATGTTTTGGG CTTTCAGGAGATTGTCCCTCTAAATGCTGGAAATGTGCTGGTACTAGAGGATAATGAGCCTGCTGCAAAGTGGCTTACTTTGATCAACCATTCACTAAATGGTCCTTCAGATTTGGCTTCTAAAGCACTAAGACCCACTGCATCATTTGGTGGGTCATCATTCTTCGCAAAGCCCTCTTACAAGAAGATTAAGAAAAcgttaaagaaattaaatgaaaagaagcTAAAAAGCTGTAACTGTATTCTTGAAATGGAAAGGAAGGCTGCCAAAGATTTCTGTTTTCGCTGCCAAGAATCAAATTTCAATTTAGAAGACTCATCCACTGAGGAGGAAGACGACAGTTTCCCAATTTCTGTTGCTTTGGCTGCTAACCAGATGAAATACAATCTTGTTACCGCTAAGCAAATGGTTGGTATCTTTGTTACTGTCTGGATGAGGAAGGAGCTTGTTCAGTATGTAGGCCATTTAAGAGTATGTCGCATTAGTCGCGGGATCATGGGGTGCCTTGGAAACAAG GGGTGTATATCTGTGAGCATGTCATTTTATCAGACAAGTTTTTGCTTTATCTGCAGCCATCTCGCTTCCGGTGAGAAAGAGGGCGATGAGCTTCGCAGGAATCTTGATGTCATAGAGATACTAAAGAACACTCAGTTCCCAAGGATTTGCAAAACACAAAATAGCAGAATGCCTGACAAAATATTAGATCATGA CCGAATCATATGGTTTGGAGACTTGAATTACAGAATTTCTTTGAGCAAGGATGACGCAAAAAGGCTTGTGGAAATGAAAGATTGGCCTGCACTTTTTAACAAGGATCAG CTTAAAATGGAAAGGGAAGCAGGTCGTGTTTTTAAGGGGTGGAAAGAGGGGAAGATCTACTTTGCACCTACTTATAAATATGCCTTCAACTCAGATACTTACTATGCTGAAGGTGTAAAAGTTTCAAAGAACAAAAGGAGAACACCAGCTTG GTGTGACAGAATCTTGTGGCATGGAACGGGACTACAGCAACTTTCGTATGTGCGTAAAGAATTCAAGTTTTCAGACCATCGACCAGTTTGTGCAACATTTTTGGTAGAAGTTGAAGTCATGTTCAGGGGACAAAAGAAGAAAGTTTCTACTTTCAACTTTCAGATAAATGATCTTGTACCAACAAGAAGTTCATTTTATTGA
- the LOC130745305 gene encoding type I inositol polyphosphate 5-phosphatase 10 isoform X2, protein MSSSEALQDFRVFAATWNVGGKCPSENLDLSDFLQVHNEPDMYVLGFQEIVPLNAGNVLVLEDNEPAAKWLTLINHSLNGPSDLASKALRPTASFGGSSFFAKPSYKKIKKTLKKLNEKKLKSCNCILEMERKAAKDFCFRCQESNFNLEDSSTEEEDDSFPISVALAANQMKYNLVTAKQMVGIFVTVWMRKELVQYVGHLRVCRISRGIMGCLGNKGCISVSMSFYQTSFCFICSHLASGEKEGDELRRNLDVIEILKNTQFPRICKTQNSRMPDKILDHDRIIWFGDLNYRISLSKDDAKRLVEMKDWPALFNKDQLKMEREAGRVFKGWKEGKIYFAPTYKYAFNSDTYYAEGVKVSKNKRRTPAWCDRILWHGTGLQQLSYVRKEFKFSDHRPVCATFLVEVEVMFRGQKKKVSTFNFQINDLVPTRSSFY, encoded by the exons ATGTCTTCTAGTGAAGCACTTCAGGATTTCAG AGTTTTTGCGGCTACATGGAATGTTGGAGGGAAATGCCCCAGCGAAAACCTTGATCTGAGTGATTTTCTTCAGGTCCACAATGAACCGGATATGTATGTTTTGGG CTTTCAGGAGATTGTCCCTCTAAATGCTGGAAATGTGCTGGTACTAGAGGATAATGAGCCTGCTGCAAAGTGGCTTACTTTGATCAACCATTCACTAAATGGTCCTTCAGATTTGGCTTCTAAAGCACTAAGACCCACTGCATCATTTGGTGGGTCATCATTCTTCGCAAAGCCCTCTTACAAGAAGATTAAGAAAAcgttaaagaaattaaatgaaaagaagcTAAAAAGCTGTAACTGTATTCTTGAAATGGAAAGGAAGGCTGCCAAAGATTTCTGTTTTCGCTGCCAAGAATCAAATTTCAATTTAGAAGACTCATCCACTGAGGAGGAAGACGACAGTTTCCCAATTTCTGTTGCTTTGGCTGCTAACCAGATGAAATACAATCTTGTTACCGCTAAGCAAATGGTTGGTATCTTTGTTACTGTCTGGATGAGGAAGGAGCTTGTTCAGTATGTAGGCCATTTAAGAGTATGTCGCATTAGTCGCGGGATCATGGGGTGCCTTGGAAACAAG GGGTGTATATCTGTGAGCATGTCATTTTATCAGACAAGTTTTTGCTTTATCTGCAGCCATCTCGCTTCCGGTGAGAAAGAGGGCGATGAGCTTCGCAGGAATCTTGATGTCATAGAGATACTAAAGAACACTCAGTTCCCAAGGATTTGCAAAACACAAAATAGCAGAATGCCTGACAAAATATTAGATCATGA CCGAATCATATGGTTTGGAGACTTGAATTACAGAATTTCTTTGAGCAAGGATGACGCAAAAAGGCTTGTGGAAATGAAAGATTGGCCTGCACTTTTTAACAAGGATCAG CTTAAAATGGAAAGGGAAGCAGGTCGTGTTTTTAAGGGGTGGAAAGAGGGGAAGATCTACTTTGCACCTACTTATAAATATGCCTTCAACTCAGATACTTACTATGCTGAAGGTGTAAAAGTTTCAAAGAACAAAAGGAGAACACCAGCTTG GTGTGACAGAATCTTGTGGCATGGAACGGGACTACAGCAACTTTCGTATGTGCGTAAAGAATTCAAGTTTTCAGACCATCGACCAGTTTGTGCAACATTTTTGGTAGAAGTTGAAGTCATGTTCAGGGGACAAAAGAAGAAAGTTTCTACTTTCAACTTTCAGATAAATGATCTTGTACCAACAAGAAGTTCATTTTATTGA